A stretch of the Lactuca sativa cultivar Salinas chromosome 9, Lsat_Salinas_v11, whole genome shotgun sequence genome encodes the following:
- the LOC111912709 gene encoding rho GTPase-activating protein 1, with protein sequence MLPPTEASLMIWAVDLMADIVQCEHLNKLNAHKVAFIFASNMTTGRMGAQSHSLYVVQVTKFLKTLIVKTLRERKPSDDMNGNNGVCVSGTSNEIKKEDKDFSIQIATLESDSIYSGQSQTNMSMVEEESGDRVVEGACTMAEVLKSRNLGLKKRHVGAPSAIILG encoded by the exons ATGCTTCCACCAACAGAAGCTTCATTGATGATTTGGGCTGTGGATTTAATGGCAGATATAGTTCAATGTGAACATCTTAACAAATTGAATGCCCATAAAGTCGCCTTCATCTTTGCCTCCAATATGACTACCGGACGG ATGGGTGCTCAGAGTCACTCGCTGTATGTTGTTCAAGTTACgaaatttctcaagactttgattGTGAAGACACTTAGGGAGAGAAAACCATCAGATGATATGAATGGGAACAATGGTGTTTGTGTTTCGGGAACATCAAATGAGATCAAGAAGGAGGACAAGGATTTTTCAATCCAAATAGCTACCTTGGAAAGTGATTCGATTTATAGTGGTCAAAGTCAAACTAATATGTCTATGGTTGAAGAAGAGAGTGGCGATAGAGTGGTTGAAGGTGCTTGTACGATGGCAGAAGTTCTCAAGAGTAGAAATCTTGGTTTAAAAAAGCGCCATGTAGGCGCGCCAAGTGCCATAATTCTAGGTTAA